CTCAGCAAACTTAGGATGTTGCCGCCCCTATGAGCCTAGAGACAACGAACCAGTTGGAACTGTCCGAAACGATCGATTTGAAGGATCTGGGAACCGTGCACCGGCTCGGCTTCGGTGCCATGCGCATCGTGGGTGACGGCGTCTGGGGTGAGCCCGCGGACCGCCGGGCCGCCGTGGAGGTGGTGCGCCGCGCCGTCGAACTCGGCGTTGACTTCATCGATACCGCAGATTCCTACGGCCCCAACATCAGCGAGGAAATCCTGGCCGAGGCGCTGTACCCGTACAACGACGGACTGAAGATCGCCACGAAGGTGGGCTTCACCCGCACCGGGCCCGGCAAGTGGATCCCCGTGGGCCGCCCCGAATACCTGCGCCAGCAGGCAGAACTGAGCCTGCGGAAGCTGAAGGCGGACACCCTGGACCTGCTCCAGCTGCACCGGATCGATCCCAAGGTGGACGCCGATGAGCAGTTCGGTGTGCTCCGCGAGCTCCAGGATGAGGGGAAGGTCCGGGCGCTGGGCCTCTCGCAGGTCAGCGTGGCGGAGCTTGAGGCGGCCGGCAAGCACTTCACTGTCTCCACTGTCCAGAACCGGTACAACCTGACGGACCGGAGCTCCGAGGACGTCCTGCGCTACTCGGAGGAGAACGGCATCGGCTTCATTCCGTGGGCTCCCATTTCCGCAGGTGAGCTTGCGCAGCCGGGAGGGCCGCTGGACGAGGCCGCCACGCGTTTGGGTGCCACCACATCACAGGTGGCACTGGCCTGGCTGCTGCGCCGCTCCCCCGTGATGATGCCGATCCCGGGCACCGGGTCCGTGAAGCACCTGGAGGAAAACCTGGCCGCGGCCGGTGTCACGCTGGACGAGGACACCTACGCTGAACTTGAAGCAGCGGGCGAGTAGGGAAGCGCGGACAGGAGCAGCATTATGGCAAGCATTCTGATGGTTGTATCGGCCGCCGATTCCCTCACCATGAAGGACGGCAGCGAACACCCCACCGGGTTCTGGGCGGAGGAACTGGTGGTGGCACACCAGGCCCTGCTGGACGCCGGCCACACTGTCCACATCGCCACCCCCGGGGGCGCCAGGCCCACCGTGGACCAGGTGAGCCTCGCCGCGGAGTCCGCGGGCGGCGAAAAGCGCGCAGAGGGCTTCCGCGACTACCTGGCCAAGATCGACGGCGAGCTCTCGCGCCCGCTGGTGCTTGCCGACGTCGACCTCTCCTCCTACGACGCCGTGGTCTTGCCGGGCGGGCACGGGCCCATGGCCGACCTGTACAAGGACGCCGACCTCGGCCGGCTGCTGGCCGCCGCGGACAGGGAGGGCAAGGTCATCGCGCCCTTCTGCCACGGTCCCGCCGGGCTGCTCAGCGCAACGGACGACGGCGGCGCTTTCGTTTTCGCGGGGCGTCGCCTCACGGTGTTCAGCAATGAGGAGGAACTGGGCGGCGGCACCGGTGAGAACACGCCGTGGCTGGTGGAGGACGCGTTAAGGGACAAGGGTGCGGTCATCGAAAACGCTGCCGCCTGGACGTCCAATGTTGTGCGGGACGGCAACCTGATCACGGGCCAGAACCCGCAGTCCAGCGAGGACGTGGCCAAGGAAGTTATCAAGGCGCTGGGCTAGCCCACACCGCAGACAGAGAAGGGGCCCGGTCTGGTGACCGGGCCCCTTCTGTGCGGCGCACGTCCTTGGGCGCCGGTGCTGCTGGCGCTACTTCAACTTGAAGTTGGCGCTGATCGAGGAGCCGTCTGCCGCCTTCATCGTGAGCTGGTAACTGCGGCCGGGGTACGTCCCACCAACCCATCGGCACCGGCGATGAGATCGCGGAACAGCTGTAACGCACACGCCGGATTCCAGGAAGGACCCAGGCCCTGCCCCGCGGCTTGAACCCGAAAGTGCACTCGTGACGGGTTTGGCAATAGTCTGGCCAGATGGGGACAACCACAGTGAACAATGGCGAACAGACTGACAGGCAGTCCCGCATCCTCGAAGCAGCGCTCGATCTGCTGTCCCGCCACGGCATTTCCGGGGTGAGCATGCGTGCGGTGGCGCGCGAAGCCGGGGTGGCCCTGGGCCTGGTGAACTACTACTACGACGACAAGACAAGCCTGATCCGCGCGGCCCTGCGCCGGGTGGACGAGCACGACCTCCTGCTGGTTGCGCAGGATCCCTCGTCTCCCCCGGACGAGCAGCTGCGCAAGTCCC
The Arthrobacter sp. PGP41 genome window above contains:
- a CDS encoding type 1 glutamine amidotransferase domain-containing protein translates to MASILMVVSAADSLTMKDGSEHPTGFWAEELVVAHQALLDAGHTVHIATPGGARPTVDQVSLAAESAGGEKRAEGFRDYLAKIDGELSRPLVLADVDLSSYDAVVLPGGHGPMADLYKDADLGRLLAAADREGKVIAPFCHGPAGLLSATDDGGAFVFAGRRLTVFSNEEELGGGTGENTPWLVEDALRDKGAVIENAAAWTSNVVRDGNLITGQNPQSSEDVAKEVIKALG
- a CDS encoding aldo/keto reductase, coding for MSLETTNQLELSETIDLKDLGTVHRLGFGAMRIVGDGVWGEPADRRAAVEVVRRAVELGVDFIDTADSYGPNISEEILAEALYPYNDGLKIATKVGFTRTGPGKWIPVGRPEYLRQQAELSLRKLKADTLDLLQLHRIDPKVDADEQFGVLRELQDEGKVRALGLSQVSVAELEAAGKHFTVSTVQNRYNLTDRSSEDVLRYSEENGIGFIPWAPISAGELAQPGGPLDEAATRLGATTSQVALAWLLRRSPVMMPIPGTGSVKHLEENLAAAGVTLDEDTYAELEAAGE